ATATCAAGAAATATTAGAAAATAGAATCGATGAGTTTTATGCAAGAGTTTGCCCGATCGGATACCAAGATTTAAAAAAAGCGATGGAAGTTGCATTTGAAACAGAAATTTTTAAAAAAGATGAAGTTGATGTTTGTAGTTATCTAAAAAATATTTTTTTAGATCAAGCAGAAAGTACAAGAAGAGAATGGGATGAATATAGAAGTATCGATCTGGTTGCGTTGGTTTATGATGATGTTTTAGAGGATTCTAAAAAATGGTTTATTGAGCAAGGTTGGAGCGAAGAAATTGAAAATATTTATATTGAATCAAATTATAATTTTACCATAGAAGAATTTAATAACTGCCTAAAACTGTTCTGCCAAACTTAATCTCATCGCCAATATTTTACCATAGAAGAATTTAATAACTGCCTAAAACTTGAAATAAGTGTATTTATCATCATTGAAAATTTCAATGGGTTTGAGTTTAGCCGAATCTTTGGATATGGCTCCATACCATTTCTTTTTTGGGTAAGAGTTATAACCTTTTTGAATTTTAGAGGTATCAATGGATATTTTCTCAATCCCTTCACCAATAATCAATATTTCTTTTTTATTATTGAGTTTGTTTTGAAGCGCTAATTTCTCTTCTTCAAGCTTTTTGGCTTTCTCTAATTCCAAATTTTCAACTTTGATCTTTCCAATAGTCCTATTTTCAGAGACAAAGACTAAAATAGTGGGGTTTCTTGAATTTTTATAATCTGTACTAAACAAATAGAAATTATAAATATTGCCGCTTTCGCTAATGATTGTTAAAGAAGTGTCGATACCAATAAGTTTCGGCTTGACCACTAATATGTTTGACAGATCATATTTATTACGACCCAACTCTAAGGCTTCAAAACCTAAAGAATCCCCTAATATAACTTGAGCAATTTTGTCGCTGTCAAAAATAAAAGTTGTGGCCATCGCCGAACGGGTTCTTATTTTATAGGTTTTTGATGATTTGGGATCGAATTTAATATTTAGAATATTTTCATTACCCGTGCGATTTTTATACCAAAATGAATTTTGAATAGCATTCAAGTTCTGATTTTTAACGGTATCTGTGGGATTTTGAACTGATGTATTGTCTTCGCCTTCAAAAGGACTTTCTGCAAAGAGAATAGTTATAAAAAAAGGGAAAAAAATACAGATTTTTAAATAGGATATAATTGTAATTGAGGTTGCTGTCCCTAGAGGATTGCAGCCTCTAGGGATAAATCTAAACAGCCTTAAAAAGGTGTTTCTGATGAAGTTCCTTGAATTGCTATCGACAATTCTAAGGCTCATTGTAACATTTTTTGATTTGCTTATCAAGCTAATCAAAATTTTGCAGTAGCTTTGGAGATCTCTCATTATTTTTAATGGGAGATTGTATTGTCGGCAGTAATTCTGAATTTTTCTTATCATAAAGACAACCCCCTATTCATTGATTTATCCGCATACTGCGTTTTTAATCTTGGAACAATTTCTTTTTGATCTTGATTTAAGACTTTCTTTGAAAATCTCTCAAGCTCATCGAGCGCTTTTTGTTTTTGATCAATAGAACTTTTGGAAGATAAGGTTTTTTCAATTTTTTGAAGTTGAGAATCTAGAGATTTGTTGTTCTTAATGTCTGTGTAATGCTTTGTTACCAAGGGATTTTTAAATTGCATTGCCTCATTAAGATTTCGATCAGAATAAAAAGATATAATTTGATTGTCAGAGGGGGAGAGTGGCAGTTGTGGCCCTCCCCTCTGTTTATCTACGATAACCCTAAATCTCACATTTTCTTGATTTTCCCATTCATAGACTTTTGCTCCTCTTTTGTCAATAAAGGGCTTCTTAAAAAGTTTTGTATATTCTCGAATGCTTTTGCCCAAATTTAATAATTCTTCTATGGCAATATAACCTTTTGACTCAGGATCTAAATGCAGTTTAATATGTTCGGCTCCTAAACCTCTGTCTCTTTCCGGATTGTGATATCCCTTTATATACATTACAACCGACTCAATAATAGCATTTTCAATCAACTCAACATCTGTTTGTATCGGTGTTGCTTTCTTTTCATTAAAGGTTACGTTGTAAATTCCTGTTTGTTCTTTTTTGTCCATTATTTATCCCCTTAAAATCCGATTGTCCCCGGATTGCTCGGATTTTTGATTGCATTTTCCATCATTTTGCCAACTCCTTTTCCAATTCCTGCGGCTCCTTTGCCAATTGAATTACCCAAATTCCCCATCATCATTCCGCCAAATTTGCTTGCAAGCCCCATCCCTTTAGAAAGATTTCCGGCTAATCCTGCTGTGGTTTTAATTACGCTACCTGCGCCCATTGAATCAGAATCGTTGCTGCTTCCGATGAGCTGATTGATCCAACTTGGAATTTTTAAAAGGATAAAGATTGAGAAAGCATATAGAATAGTTACGGCTACAATTGAAGTAAAGCTTTCAAGTCCCTCATAATTATTAGCCGTTGTGTTAGCTGCATAATTAGCGGCTTCTTTGGCAATCAAAGAGCAAAAGATCGCAAAAGGCGCATACAAAGATAAAGAGATGTAAAGTTTTCCCCAAGCGAAAAATATACCCCTTGTTTTACTCCATATTAATGTAGGAAACACGATTGCGCAAAGGGCTTGAATCACGATTGAAACAAAAGTGGATAAAATCACCATTCCAGAAATTACAAGCGTTAATGTCCAGCCACCAAGCCAAAATAAGCCGTATAAAATCGCATTCCCCCAGTTAAATCCGCTTACCCAACTGCCGACATCAATATTGATCGCTGTGAGCGATTTTTGAACGGCGTCCAAGGTTTTAATAATATCAGTATCCATATTGTCTCCCATACCGAGTTTGATTGCTCCGGTAAAAAGCAAACGAGGAAAATCGAATATTTGCAATACAAAAAAAATAAGCATTTTTTGATTGCAAGATCGCTTCTACAAAAACAAATATGGAAAGATAGATAAAAGCGGTTTTGATCATTCCTTTTTTATTGTCATTATCGAAATTTGCAATAAGCCAAAAAACCATTAAAAGAAACAAAAAACTCAGTAAAATCTTATTCGTATAAACCCTTTGCGCGCCATAAAAAATATTTTCACTCACCGCAACCGAAAGTTTGCTCAAGATTTTTGAAATGATTTCGGTAATGCTCAAAATTCTTCCTTCAAATAGAGATCTCTCCAACTTTGAGGGTGTTCTTTGATTATTTCTTTCATATGATTAACATTGATGGAGTCGGAGTTAAAAACCTTGAGGTATGGACCCAAACGCTCCAAATTAACATCAAGAATTTGTGAGCCGTTAGCTTTGGTTTTGAGTAGAATCTTTCTGTCTTTTTTGGACGTATTGCTTAAAAATCTAAGCTCTGTGGTTGTGAGTTTTAATTTTTCTTCCAAACTCTTTAAGACTTCAGATTGTGTCGTGGGAAATATGATAAAATTGCTCATATTCTCCAAAAAAGATCCTTTCATTGGGATATGTTCAAAAAAGTCTATATTTTGCACTCCCATCGTTACAACCCCACCTATTTTTCTCGCTTCCAAGATATTTTCCAAAATCAGACTCGCCATTCTTTGATGATTTAAAAGTCTTTAAGCTCATCAATCCAAATAAAAAATCCTCTAGCAGCGTCTTTATGAATCTTTTTTAGTTTGTGGAATATATAAAAGGCGCTTAATGATGATAGTTCAGAATCTTTTAAGATCGAATCCATATTAATAACGGAGAGTTTTTTGAGAAATTCAATGCATCCTCGTTATTGTCAAACAGACTTTCAAGGTAGCTTTCATATCTGATTTTTAACCCCTCTATCGGCTCTAAGCTGTCAAAAAA
Above is a window of Helicobacter sp. 12S02232-10 DNA encoding:
- a CDS encoding TrbG/VirB9 family P-type conjugative transfer protein, which gives rise to MIRKIQNYCRQYNLPLKIMRDLQSYCKILISLISKSKNVTMSLRIVDSNSRNFIRNTFLRLFRFIPRGCNPLGTATSITIISYLKICIFFPFFITILFAESPFEGEDNTSVQNPTDTVKNQNLNAIQNSFWYKNRTGNENILNIKFDPKSSKTYKIRTRSAMATTFIFDSDKIAQVILGDSLGFEALELGRNKYDLSNILVVKPKLIGIDTSLTIISESGNIYNFYLFSTDYKNSRNPTILVFVSENRTIGKIKVENLELEKAKKLEEEKLALQNKLNNKKEILIIGEGIEKISIDTSKIQKGYNSYPKKKWYGAISKDSAKLKPIEIFNDDKYTYFKF
- a CDS encoding type IV secretion system protein translates to MDTDIIKTLDAVQKSLTAINIDVGSWVSGFNWGNAILYGLFWLGGWTLTLVISGMVILSTFVSIVIQALCAIVFPTLIWSKTRGIFFAWGKLYISLSLYAPFAIFCSLIAKEAANYAANTTANNYEGLESFTSIVAVTILYAFSIFILLKIPSWINQLIGSSNDSDSMGAGSVIKTTAGLAGNLSKGMGLASKFGGMMMGNLGNSIGKGAAGIGKGVGKMMENAIKNPSNPGTIGF